A single window of Rhodamnia argentea isolate NSW1041297 chromosome 5, ASM2092103v1, whole genome shotgun sequence DNA harbors:
- the LOC115747515 gene encoding N-alpha-acetyltransferase MAK3: METATSDAEEEKKATFEASEIEYASYGGEHHLPLIMGLVDHELSEPYSIFTYRYFVYLWPQLSFLAFHKGKCVGTVVCKMGEHRSTYRGYIAMLVVIKPYRGKGIATELVSRSIRVMKESGCEEVTLEAEVTNKGALALYGRLGFIRAKRLFRYYLNGVDAFRLKLLFPQRELHPSLVMMAHNDASQRHASNRPLEEFPEQQERDCSSMGESVSNK, translated from the exons ATGGAGACGGCGACCAGCGACGcggaagaggagaagaaggccACGTTCGAGGCGTCGGAGATAGAGTACGCGAGCTACGGCGGAGAGCACCACCTCCCCCTTATCATGGGCCTCGTCGACCACGAGCTCAGCGAGCCCTACTCCATCTTCACCTACCGTTACTTCGTCTATCTCTGGCCTCAGCTCTCCTTCCTG GCGTTTCACAAGGGCAAGTGCGTGGGGACCGTGGTGTGCAAGATGGGCGAGCATCGAAGCACCTACCGAGGTTACATTGCGATGCTGGTCGTCATCAAGCCCTACCGAGGGAAAGGAATCG CCACGGAACTTGTGAGTAGATCTATCAGAGTCATGAAGGAGTCTGGCTGCGAAGAG GTGACTTTGGAAGCAGAAGTCACAAATAAAGGAGCCCTGGCACTTTATGGTCGTCTTGGATTCATTAGGGCCAAGAGGCTCTTCCGATACTATCTGAATGGAGTTGATGCATTCCGTTTAAAGTTGCTATTTCCACAGCGTGAGCTACACCCTTCTCTGGTTATGATGGCACACAATGATGCTAGTCAGAGGCATGCTTCTAACAGACCATTGGAAGAGTTCCCTGAGCAACAAGAAAG